A stretch of the Vitis vinifera cultivar Pinot Noir 40024 chromosome 16, ASM3070453v1 genome encodes the following:
- the LOC100253822 gene encoding rust resistance kinase Lr10, translating into MDRYLCLFLFLFLTLFVKMRGGRDECMTSNPCGDQGPLIQFPFRLKDQPRHCGYPGFELSCTENNQTMLELPVSVKLLVKKITYKSREIIVQDPDHCLARQLRNLNLAASPFHFKFELDFTFFTCSSYKTAAPLLRAYTFFEHIPCLSVPGNLVYAVYSSIPLRLLDLSSCRRLYNASAPGNRDYEDYMFNGSAFSLKWSKSICGSCPGGGKICRLKKSNGAQPETECIKGVLKKIIVTGAIFGFFLLMLVIVALYRVYRSNKLEREYRINVKKFLQDYEALKPSRYSYSDIKRITNQFKDKLGQGGYGIVYKGKLSHEVFVAVKILNNSQGNGEEFINEVATMGTIHHVNVVRLVGFCADGFKRALIYEYLPNESLEKFIFSRAVKNYSLSWKKLQEIAIGIAKGIEYLHQGCDQRILHFDIKPHNILLDHNFNPKISDFGLAKLCSKEQSAVSMTIARGTIGYIAPKVLSRNFGNVSYKSDVYSFGMLLLEMVGGRKNIDVSVESTSQVYFPEWIYNHLDHGEELLIRIEEEIDAKIAKKLAIVGLSCIQWYPVDRPSMKIVVQMLEGEGDKLTMPPNPFASTVPTKTNLSKPRRAFQQELAIILELEQK; encoded by the exons ATGGATCGATATCTctgtttgtttttgttcttgtttCTGACCTTGTTTGTGAAGATGAGAGGGGGCCGAGATGAGTGCATGACATCAAATCCTTGTGGCGACCAGGGTCCACTGATCCAGTTCCCTTTCCGTCTAAAAGACCAGCCACGCCACTGTGGATACCCGGGATTTGAGTTGTCTTGCACTGAGAATAATCAGACCATGCTAGAGTTGCCAGTTTCGGTAAAGCTCTTGGTGAAGAAAATAACTTACAAATCCCGGGAAATCATTGTCCAGGACCCGGATCATTGCCTTGCGAGACAGCTTCGAAACCTCAATTTAGCTGCCTCCCCCTTCCACTTCAAATTTGAACTGGACTTCACCTTCTTCACTTGTTCCTCATATAAAACTGCAGCACCCTTATTGAGGGCTTATACTTTTTTTGAGCACATCCCTTGCCTTTCTGTCCCAGGCAACTTAGTTTATGCTGTTTATTCCTCCATACCTCTCCGACTATTGGACCTATCCTCTTGCCGCAGGCTTTACAACGCTTCAGCTCCAGGTAATCGAGATTATGAGGATTATATGTTCAATGGAAGTGCATTTTCTTTGAAGTGGTCGAAATCAATATGTGGAAGCTGCCCAGGAGGAGGAAAAATATGCAGACTGAAGAAGAGTAATGGCGCGCAACCAGAAACTGAATGTATTAAAG gtgtattgaagaaaataattgtGACAG GTGCAATCTTTGGTTTCTTTCTTCTCATGTTAGTAATTGTTGCGCTTTATCGAGTCTATAGGTCAAATAAATTAGAAAGAGAGTATAgaataaatgttaaaaagtttTTGCAAGACTACGAAGCTCTCAAGCCCTCAAGATACTCCTATTCTGATATTAAAAGGATTACAAATCAATTCAAAGATAAATTAGGCCAAGGAGGTTATGGAATCGTGTACAAAGGAAAGCTTTCACATGAAGTTTTTGTTGCAGTAAAAATCCTTAACAATTCTCAGGGAAATGGGGAAGAGTTCATTAATGAAGTGGCAACAATGGGTACAATCCACCATGTCAATGTAGTTCGCTTAGTTGGATTTTGTGCTGATGGGTTTAAGCGAGCTCTAATTTATGAGTACTTACCAAATGAGTCATTAGAGAAGTTCATATTTTCAAGAGCTGTTAAGAACTATTCACTTAGTTGgaagaaacttcaagaaattgcTATAGGTATAGCGAAAGGAATTGAGTATCTTCATCAAGGTTGTGATCAAAGAATCCTCCACTTTGATATCAAACCTCATAATATTTTACTTGATCACAACTTTAATCCAAAGATTTCTGACTTTGGTTTAGCCAAATTGTGCTCCAAGGAACAAAGTGCAGTCTCTATGACAATTGCAAGGGGAACAATAGGCTACATTGCTCCAAAAGTGTTGTCTAGGAATTTTGGGAATGTGTCTTATAAGTcagatgtttatagttttggaatgttgttaCTTGAAATGGTTGGAGGGAGGAAGAACATTGATGTTAGTGTGGAGAGCACTAGCCAAGTATACTTTCCAGAATGGATTTATAATCATTTGGATCATGGGGAAGAGTTGCTTATTCGGATTGAAGAAGAAATAGATGCTAAGATTGCAAAGAAATTAGCAATTGTGGGACTTTCATGCATTCAATGGTATCCAGTGGATCGTCCTTCCATGAAAATTGTGGTTCAAATGTTGGAAGGAGAAGGAGACAAATTAACCATGCCTCCTAATCCTTTTGCTTCAACAGTTCCAACAAAGACAAATTTGAGCAAGCCACGAAGAGCTTTTCAACAAGAGTTGGCAATCATTTTAGAACTAGAGCAAAAATAG
- the LOC100854553 gene encoding LEAF RUST 10 DISEASE-RESISTANCE LOCUS RECEPTOR-LIKE PROTEIN KINASE-like 2.3, giving the protein MMFREAKLVALAVFHTLLLAICVANGNQTCRPSSCGDIQNISYPFRLKGDPFWCGDPEYELVCENNHTMVNLEYGKYYVADINYDHSTIRVVDPGVEKGNCFSTPLRSLTVDQFDSFFDSAYYLNPYEATNTTVLMNCEQPISDGNYIPITPCNRSNETSSSSQAYVYALVGGGDSLLVNDIMYSCTILPTIVTRFMKPGNLSMSDLQEMLLLGVDLSFLRFRCKSKCGKKWPSCSPDFAKNAVKCGHWFVDWFSDFLQSLIDPGTYSIKGWREHYYYYYYVSAILVGWLMRSILMIIIIGRTALGILCLLVYLIYKFQRRHLSLDDDIEEFLHSHNNLQLIKYSYSEVKKMTHNFKNKLGQGGFGSVYKGRLRSGHIVAVKMLVMSKANGQDFVNEVATIGRIHHVNVVRLIGFCIQGSKWALVYDFMPNGSLDKFVFLDRGNNIPLSWERLYKIALGVGRGIEYLHQGCDMQILHFDIKPHNILLDEDFTPKVSDFGLAKLHSTDESIVSLTAARGTLGYIAPELFYKNIGGVSYKADVYSFGMLLLEMAGKRKNVNAFAEHSSQIYFPSWIYDQYDRGEDMEMGDATEDEKKFVRKMVIVALWCIQMKPIDRPSMSKALEMLEGDVELLQMPPKPTLYSMEMPVEDHRSDPFRLPISTCHSMGTITLDGR; this is encoded by the exons ATGATGTTCAGAGAAGCTAAACTTGTGGCATTGGCAGTCTTCCACACTTTGTTGCTTGCAATTTGTGTTGCTAATGGAAACCAGACATGCCGGCCCTCTTCTTGTGGGGATATTCAAAACATCAGCTACCCTTTCCGATTGAAAGGTGATCCGTTCTGGTGTGGTGATCCTGAGTATGAATTGGTTTGCGAAAACAATCATACCATGGTAAACCTGGAGTATGGGAAATACTATGTTGCTGATATCAACTACGATCACTCTACCATTCGGGTAGTGGATCCTGGGGTCGAAAAGGGCAACTGTTTCTCCACTCCTCTCCGTTCCTTGACAGTAGACCAATTCGACAGTTTTTTTGACAGTGCATATTATTTGAATCCGTATGAAGCGACTAATACAACGGTTTTGATGAACTGCGAGCAGCCAATAAGTGATGGCAACTATATTCCTATCACTCCTTGCAACAGAAGCAatgagacttcatcttcctcACAAGCATATGTTTATGCACTAGTCGGCGGAGGAGACTCCCTGCTGGTGAATGATATTATGTATTCATGCACCATCCTCCCGACTATTGTTACTCGATTCATGAAGCCCGGCAATCTTTCAATGTCAGATTTGCAAGAAATGCTACTTCTGGGGGTTGATCTTTCATTCTTGCGCTTCCGTTGCAAAAGCAAATGCGGTAAGAAATGGCCATCCTGCTCTCCAGATTTCGCCAAGAATGCTGTAAAATGCg GGCACTGGTTTGTGGATTGGTTCTCTGACTTTTTGCAGTCTTTAATAG ATCCGGGCACATATTCAATCAAAG GCTGGAGAGaacattattattactactattaTGTATCTGCAATTTTAGTTG GTTGGCTAATGAGATCCATCC TCATGATCATCATCATCGGGAGGACTGCACTTGGCATATTGTGTTTGCTTGTTTATTTAATCTACAAATTTCAACGGAGACACTTATCATTAGACGATGATATTGAAGAATTCTTACATAGCCACAACAATCTTCAGCTAATCAAATACTCATATTCGGAGGTTAAAAAGATGACtcataattttaagaataaattaggTCAAGGCGGTTTTGGCTCTGTGTACAAAGGAAGACTCCGAAGTGGTCACATTGTAGCTGTAAAAATGTTAGTTATGTCAAAAGCTAATGGGCAAGATTTCGTCAATGAAGTTGCTACAATCGGAAGAATTCATCATGTTAATGTGGTGAGACTTATTGGATTTTGTATACAAGGATCAAAATGGGCTCTTGTATATGACTTCATGCCAAATGGGTCTCTTGATaagtttgtttttcttgatCGAGGAAACAACATTCCTTTGAGTTGGGAAAGATTATACAAGATTGCACTTGGAGTAGGACGTGGGATTGAATACTTACATCAAGGCTGTGACATGCAAATTCTACATTTTGATATTAAGCCACACAACATTCTTCTTGATGAAGATTTTACCCcaaaagtttcagattttggCCTTGCAAAATTACATTCAACAGATGAAAGTATTGTGTCTCTCACTGCTGCTAGAGGAACATTGGGATATATAGCTCCAGAGCTGTTCTATAAAAATATCGGAGGAGTTTCATATAAAgctgatgtttatagttttggaatgcTGTTGTTAGAAATGGcggggaaaaggaaaaatgtgaaTGCATTTGCAGAGCACTCGAgtcaaatatactttccatcATGGATTTATGATCAATATGATCGAGGAGAGGACATGGAAATGGGAGATGCCACCGAGGATGAAAAGAAATTTGTAAGAAAAATGGTGATAGTTGCATTATGGTGTATACAAATGAAGCCTATTGATCGTCCTTCGATGAGCAAAGCATTGGAAATGTTGGAAGGGGATGTTGAACTTTTGCAAATGCCTCCTAAGCCTACTCTATACTCTATGGAAATGCCAGTTGAGGATCACAGGAGCGATCCATTTAGGTTGCCAATTTCCACGTGTCATTCCATGGGTACAATTACCTTGGATGGAAGGTAA